TTTACTCAGGGCCATGCCGGGCTCAGAAGCAACTGGTTCTGTTTTCGGCCTCGTTTTCCCAAATAAGGCTGAAACTGAGAAGGGTGCTTCTGGTGGACAATTGCTGATTTTTATTCCCTCGTGATTTTTGTCTGAGTTTGCGTTGGTGTGAGTTTCCGTTTTCGGCCTCATTTTCAGAAATGAGCCTGAAAACGGCCTTGTCTATTTTAAAAAGAAAGGGAGGCTGCCCCCAAGTGGCGCAGCCTCCCTTTTATAAGTTATTGCACAATCAGGCGCTGTGTCTCCACGGCTCCGTTGGTATCACGAATCTGCAGCATGTACATACCTGGGGTTAAGTTCAGGTTGGCTTCACCGTCAACGGCTACGGTCTTTAACAGACGGCCGTCTAGGGCGCTCACGTTTACCTGGTATTTCTTGCCATTGGTAAATTTGATGGCCACTCTGCCCGTTGAAGGGTTAGGGTACACTGCCATTTGCTTAGGCGCTCTCTCATCTCTCACGCTGGTGATAACGCCGTTGGTGATGGTGAGGCTTTTCATCATGAAAGGAGAACCGGCAAAGCTGTTATCCACGGCCTGTACGCCTACGCGGTATCTGCCGTTAGGCAAGCCATTAATGGTCCAGCTCTTGTTCATTTGCACGTTGCCCATGCGCTGCAGCATCAATTTGCCAGAGGTGGTGTCTGCCATGGCATAAGAAAACGTTCTGCCGGTGGTCAGGTTCATCAAAAACAAGTTATAGGTCAAGCCTGCCTGTGGCGTGGTGGCGTCTACCGCGGCATCCCAGCTAAAAGTCATGGCCCCACCGGTGCCGGCGGTCACGCGCAGGTTAGCAGGCGCAGCAGGGGCAGCGTTTACTGTGGTGGCAGGGTTTACCACAATCATGGAAATCTGGCTGTTGAACGCGGTACCGGCCCCTTCAAAGTTGTTTCCGGAGAAACCGGTCAGCAACAAGTCAAGGTCAGAGTCGCCGTCAATATCTGCCACTTCAATGGAGCTCTCAGAAACGCCCGGGAGTTTGTCATTGTTGGTCATGGGTGCAAACGTGCCGTTGGTATTCAGGAAAATAGCGGTGGCTTGTCTGTTTAGGTCACCGGCCCAACCGGTCACTATAATATCCAGGTCGCCGTCATTGTCCCAGTCAGCAAATTTGCCGCCGTCCCCTACGCTGATTTGTCTGAACCTTGTGAACGTAGTGGCTTCTGCGAATACGCCGTTGGTGTTTTTGTACAGGCGGTACACGTCATCACTGTCTTCACCGGTGCCTTGGTAACCGTCTCCGTTCAGTAACATATCCAGGTCACCGTCTCCGTCATAGTCACCCCAGGTGGCAGAGCCGAAACCTTTTTGCTTCAGGCCCAAGTCACGCACGGCAAAGGTGCCGTTGGTGTTCACAAACATTTTGGAGAAGCGCGTGCGGTTGTTCTCATCATACGCGTTCACAAACAGGTCCAGGTCACCGTCATTGTCAAAATCCACCACAGAAACCTGCGGGTCAATAAACGCGAAGTTGTCAAACTGCTCAGACACGGTAAAACCGCCCTGTTTGTCATTCATGTACAGCACGCTTCGGCCAATGTTGGCGTTGGAGAACGAGTAAATGTCTTGGTAGCCGTCATTGTTCAAATCTGCGAAGCCTACGTTTGGCGCGCTGGCGGCAAAATCTGGGTCAACGGTCATGGGCGTGAACGTGCCGGTACCATTGGAGGTGTACAGTGCAGAATAACCGTTGGCCGCAAAACCTGCCTGCACCATGTCCAGTTTTCCATCACCGTTGATGTCACCCCAATCTATAGTAGCCATACCGCCACCCATAAAGGGAGATTCTACGGCCGTAAACACCCCAGAGCCGTTATTAAGGTACAACTGCTTGATGCGGGTCCAGACACCGTCCACCTGAGGGCCATCGCCGCTCAGGAAAATATCCAGGTCGCCATCACTGTCCACATCCACCACAGAGATGTCAGCGTGCTGCACCCCACCGGAGTTGAGGTTTCTAAGGGTGAATGACTGGGCCGAGGCACTGGTGTACCCCAGAAGACCCAGACACAAAAGAAATGGTAATTTTTTTTTCATAAAGCTGATTTTAGGTGTGGGAATGAATTAAACGTATAAAATGGGTGAACCTTAGAGCGTTTGAGCGCCCCAAGGTTCACCGGTAAATTACCAGTTTGGATTTTGATCCAGGTTTTGGTTGATGTCCAAGTCCAGTTGTGGAATAGGCAGAAACTCGTGCTTGCCTACCTGAAAATTGGCGAAGCCCGGATCACGCGGCGCCAATAACGGCCCCAGGTCGCCCCAACGGGCCAGGTCATTCCAGCGGTGGCCTTCCCCAGACAGTTCCGTGATGCGCTCATGCTTGAGTTGGTTAAGGAACCGGAGCTGGTCTAGTCCTGGCATGGCCGTGGAGAGCGGCTGTAGCTTGGCTCTTTGGCGCACACGGTCCACATACTGGTAGGCGGTAGCCGGGCCGCTGGTAGCATTGATGGCTTCTGCGTACATCAACAGCACGTCTGAGTACCTGATGAAGCGCCAGTTGTTAGGCGAACGGTAGCCCTCTACGTCTTTCCAGTGGTCGTTCTGGAACTTTCTGAACCATACCCGTTTGTTGTTGGAGCCAAATCTGCTTCTGAACGTTCTGCCATATACCATTGAAAAAGACGGCCCTCTCGCATCTGTGGAATCATAGATAAACGAAGCCTCCAGGCGCGGGTCACGGGTATCCATGGTGGTGCGCTCTTGCAGGAACTCACGGGTTACCCAGCGGTGCGCCTCCCCATCTGACCAACCAATGCCCGACGGCGCCCAGAACTGTGCAATGGAGGTACCATAGTTCAGTTGGTCTGTTCTAGGGTCTGTGTCATCATCATGGTTCTCCGTGGGGTTTTCAGCGAACTGAATCTCAAACACTGACTCTTTGTTGTTCTCGCGGTTAATCAAGAAGTTATCTCGATAGTCCTCCATCAAGCCATAGATGTTGCGGCCGTCTTCTTCTACCAGCCATTTCAAGGGCGGCAAGGCCTGGGCATATTTCTTTTGCTGCATGTAAGTTTTGGCCAGCAAGGCGTACGCGGCTCCTTTGGTGGCGCGGCCAAGATCTGCATCATTGGGATACACGGCAGGCAGCGCGGCGGCGGCCTCAGACAAGTCTTTTTCTACCTGCGCCCATACTACCGCCTGCGGCGACGTGGGAGGCATATCTGTGGGTTTAGGCGTTGACAGCATCAAGGGCACGTTGCCCCAAAGACTGGCCAGGTGGTAGTAATAGAAGGCGCGCATAAACTTGGCTTCGCCCAGCAAACGCTGCTTCAATGGCTCATTCATGGCAATGGCCGGTACGTTGTCCAGCACCTGGTTAGCGCGGTTTATGCCAACGTACATGTCATACCACACCGCCACCACATCACCAAAATTGTAGTCTGGTTGAATGAACTTGTCCATGGCGTTGGCCAAAGCCCCACCGGCACCCGGGCTGTTGCTCAACCCCTCATCTGACCTGATCACGGTCAAAAATGGTAACCACCGTGAGGGCCCACCCCGGTGCAAGGTGCTGTAAATGGCATTCACGCCCAGCTCTGCATCGGCGCTGGTTTTCCAGAAAGACTCAATGGTGGCCGAGTTGGGGTTCTCTATATCCAGGTCATTCTCACAGCCTGAGAAAACAAGCGTGGCTGCGGCAAATGTGTATAGGAAGACTCTTTTCATATTCTTAATTTCTAAATAAGAATTCATTAAAATTCTAATTGCATGCCAAACGAGAAGATGCGGTTAGACGGCCAGTTACCGGCGTCAAAGCCTCTTTCCTGTATGCCGTTGCCCACTACGTCTGGGTCTAAACCATCATAGTCTGTGATGGTCAACAAATTCTGCCCGCTCACAAACAATCTGGCCGTCTGCACCCCTACCCGGTTGGTGAGCGCGGTAGGAATAGCATACCCCAACTCAATGTTCCGGAGGCGTACATAAGACCCGCTTGACAACCATCTGTCACTGCCAAAAACGGCGTTCTGGGTAAGCCCGGGGTCTCCTTCATTAATCCCAATTCTTGGGTCAGTGGTGTTAGTGTTGTCTGGCCGCCACGGGTTCACGTCTCTCCGGAAGTTGGTGTTCTGGTAGCTGTCCAGCACTTGGCGCACCCCGTTGAACACCTGGTTCCCAAACACCCCAATTAGCTGCACATTCACAGTAAATCCTTTGTAGGCGGCGTTGAACTGGGCACCGGTCTGCAAGGTGGGCCAAGGAGAACCCACAAAGGCACGGTCATCGTCGGTGATTTGACCATCTCCGTTCACGTCAATAAATCTAATATCACCGGGTTTGGCGTTTGGCTGGATAATAGTGCCGGCGGCGTTTTTGTAAGTGTCAACCTCTGCCTGGCTTTGGAACAGACCATCGGTCTTCAGCAAGAACCATTCGCCCAGGGAGCGTCCCACTTGCGTACGCGTGATGCCCGTCTGGATGTAGTTTCTTCCTTCGCCTTGGTTGCCCACGCTTTCCACTTTGTTCTTGATGGTAGTGGCATTGGCCGAGATATCCCATTTCAACGCGTTCTTGTTGTTGCGGTAGGTCACGCCAATCTCAAAACCGGTGTTTCTGATTGAGCCGGCGTTCACGGGCGGGTTACCATTCAAGTTGCCCAAATACCCTGGCAAGGGCAGGTTGGTCAGCAGGGCATCTTTGGAAAGGGAATTGTAGGCACTGAATTCAATGGAAATTTGGTTGTTGAGCAAGCTGGCGTCAAACCCTATGTTTTTGACAATCCGGTTTTCCCAGCGCAAATCTGGGTTCACCAGTCGGGCTTGGTAACCGCCCACAAACGGGGTTTGGCTGGATCCAAAAATAGCTCTGGGCGCTAAGTTCAGGAACCCGATATAATCCCAGGAGCCCAATGGCACAATGCCCAACTCACCGTAAGAGGCGTTTATCTTCAGGTCAGACACCCAGTCATTGGCAAAGAAACTTTCCTCGCTCACGCGCCATGCCGCCGAATAAGATGGGAAGAAACCGGTTCTGTACGACCGCCCAAACCTGGAATCCTGGTCTACTCTACCCGTGAAGGTGAACAGGTATTTATCTTTGTACACATAGTTCAACCGGCCCAAATAGCCAATATTGCGGTAGTTGGCCGGAATGCCGCCGCCCGTACTGGACGTACCTATAGCAGACCCAATGGTAGTAAAATACTGCCCGTTGTAGATGGAAAGCGTGTCACGGCCGGCAATGGTTTCTTCTCTTATAATAGACTGTTGCGTGTAGCCCACTACCCCATCAATGTGGTGTCCACCAAAGTCTTTGTTGAAATTGAGCGTATGGTCAAATTTGGTATTCAGGAACCGGGAGCGGTTCTCCCGCACGCTGCTGGGCACATCTGGTCTCTGGTACTGGAACCGTCCTACTTCTGTGATGGTGTTCACGTAGTCAAAGCTCACCTCTAAACCGGCGTCAAACTTATAACTCAACCACTCGGTCAGTTTCACATCTACAAAGCCGTTGCCCACCAGCTTGGCGAAATTACTGCTCCGGCGCCACAGGTCATTAATGGCTAAGGAGTTCCAGGCAAAAGACCGGGCGTTGTCTGTACCGTAAGACCAACCTTCTGGGTTGTAGACAGGATCTACGAACTCAATGCCCTTGATAGGTTGAACAGGTAACAGTTGCGGCAGATCATAGAAAGGGTTGCCCTCAGCCGGGTTCTTGGTATTGGTGTTGGTAAGCAAAAGGTTCTCGCCAAAGCTCACGCGGCCTCTCTTGCCGCGGGTGTTCACCCTAAAGCTCCCGCGGTCAAACGAGTGCCCTTTTAAAACGCCTTGGTTGGAGAAATAACTTCCAGACAAAAGGTAGGTACCGTTTTCACTTCCTCCAGACAAAGTCACGTTGTAGTCTTGGGTGTTGCCTACTCTGATCATTTCGTCTTGCCAGTCTGTGTTCACCGTAGCGTTGAACGGCTCGGAAATACTGACAGGGATTGGCCTCCCTGAATTTTGGTATTGCTGGCGTTGCAGGGCTGCAAATTCTGTACTGTTCATCATGTCCCAGCGCTTAGGAATCTCCTGCATGCCGTATTTGGCGGAGAGACTCACTTTAGCTGGACCGTTTTTGCCTTGCTTGGTGGTGATGATGATAACGCCATTGGCCGCGCGCGAACCGTAAATAGCCGCCGCTGAGGCATCTTTCAGGACCTGCATGGTCTCAATGTCATTTGTATTAATGGTGGAGTTGGCATCTGACAACATACCGTCAATGACATACAATGGGTTGGTGTCTGTAAAACTGGCTGCTCCGCGTATCTCAACTACCGCTCCCTGACCCGGGGCGCCACCGTTCCGCACGGTTACGCCTGGCGTCAAGCCTTGAATAGACTCAGCTACTGAATTAGCGGTTATCCTGTTAGCTTCAGCGGGATTAATCACTGAAACCGCGCCCGTTAAATCTTTCTTTCTGACGGTCTGGTACCCAATCACCACTACTTCATTCAAGGTCTGGTCATCTGTGGCCAAGGTCACGTTGATGGTGGACCGTGCACCAATGGGCACTTCCTGTGACACGTACCCAACATAAGAGAAGACCAGCGTACCGGTTTCCTGGGCTGGAGTGAGGGCAAGGGAATAGGCGCCGTTCACATCTGTAGAAGAGCCGTTGCTGGTGCCTTTCACCATGACCGTCACGCCGGGCAATGCCTCACCTTGCGCACCTACCACGGTGCCGGTCACAGTCCTGGTTTGCGCCCATGCAGGTTGCGCCACTGCCCCAAACAGCAAAAAGGCGACTAGCAGAAACAGCCACTTTTTATGCTCCGCCATCTGCAAAGAGGCGGCCTGAGGCTGGTGCATAGGGAGTGTAAGTAGATTTCCTTTCATAGAATAGTGTTTGATAGAATGCGTGCCACCACCGATTAACCTGTAACTAGCAGGTGAAGGATTTGCTAAAAACGACCTAACCGAATGCCAAATCGTCAATTCACCCCAGTTACGTAATCGATTACGTTGCATATTTAGTAATACAGATAGGCATTTCCTAATAACTAGTAAGATTTTTAATGCCATATTTTTAAACCTTGTTAATTATTTACCTTGTAAAAGGCCTATTTGGAAAGCAAAATGCGTTTTATGGTATTTTTATTGAAAAATATTCAATTGATATATTCAACAAGCAGCTTGGATACGATTAAAAATAAACTATATATTTACGTAATCGATTACATCTTATGCCGAGAACCACTATCCATGATATAGCCAAAGAGCTGAACACCACCGCGGCTACGGTGTCCCGTGCCTTGAATGACCACCCCTCTATCAGTGCGGCTACCAAGGAGAACATCAGGAACGTGGCTAAAAAGTTGAACTACCAACAGAACCGCACAGCTTCTTCCCTTAGATTGGGTAAGACCTTTGTTATAGGTGTGATGATCCCCAGCGCTGAAATCAGCTTTTTTGGCTCTGTGATTCATGGTATTGAGCGCATTGCCAAGGCAAATGGCTACAGTGTGCTGCTTTTTCAGTCCAATGAATCCTATGAAGACGAAGTACAGGGAATTCAAACCTTGTTGCAGTCTAACGTGGACGGCATCATTGCTTCCATTGCCAAGGAAACCACCCGCTATGATCACTTTTTGGAAGTGAAGCGCCGCCGGGTGCCATTAGTGTTGTTTGACCGGGCCATTGACGAGTTGGGTGTCTCTACCGTTGTGATTGATGACCATAAAGGTGCTTTTATGGCCACTGAACACCTTATCACGCAGGGCTACACCCGTATTGCCCATATTGCCGGTCCTTCGCACATTAAAATTTTCCATGAACGCCTGCGCGGCTATGTAGATGCCTTGGCCGCCCACGGCATGAAAGTAGAGGAAGACCTGATTACCTATGGCAAGGTCTCCATTGACTCAGGGCGCGCGTGCGCAGATCAGCTGCTACAACTCAGCAAAAAGCCAGACGCCATTTTTGCGGTGGAAGACTTTACTGCTTTGGGCGCGCTGCAGGCCATTAAAGAAAGTAAGTGGTCTAGACCGGGCCAGATTGGCTTGGTGGGTTTCGCCAATGAGGCTTTCAGTGCCTACATTACGCCCAGCCTTACCACCATTGACCAGCAGACAGCGCTTATGGGCCAGGAGGCGGCCAAGTTATTCATGGAACACCGCCCGGGCGAAGACCTCAACGAAAAGCCTTCGCAAAAAATAGTACTGGAACCATTGCTCATTCAGCGGCAGTCTTCCCAGATGAAAAAACCTAAGAAATAAACAAAATCTCCATATTCTCACCTTAGTTCCCGCTTCCCTTTCCTCTTACACTACAAACAAACTTATTCATCTGAAACACTTCTAACTACCATGGGACTACACACCATTGACTACTGTATTTTCCTGCTGTACTTCTTTATAGTCTCTGGGTACGGGTACTGGATCTACCGGCGCAAAAAAACTAAGCAGGCTGACTCCAAAGATTTCTTCCTAGCAGAAGGCTCTCTGACCTGGTGGGCCATTGGTGCGTCATTGATTGCCTCCAACATCTCCGCCGAGCAGTTTATCGGCATGTCGGGGTCTGGGTTTGCCATGGGCTTGGCCATTTCTACCTATGAATGGATGGCGGCAGCTACCCTTATTGTGGTGGCGGTGTTCTTTATTCCCATTTACCTCAAGAACAAGATTTACACCATGCCGCAGTTCCTGTCGCAGCGGTATAACAACAGCGTGAGTACCATAATGGCCGTTTTCTGGCTGCTGGTGTACGTGTTTGTGAACTTGTCTTCTATCCTATACCTGGGCGCGCTGGCTATTCAGACCATTTCGGGCATTGACTTCTATTATTGCATGTACGGCTGCGCCATCTTCGCTATTTTCATCACGCTGGGCGGCATGAAAGTGATTGGCTACACAGACGTTATTCAAGTGTTTGTGTTGGTGCTGGGCGGTCTGGCCACTACGTATCTTGCCTTGGACTTAGTGTCTGACCAATTGGGTGGCACGGGCATTGGCGATGGCTTGTCTTACTTATACTCTGAGGCTACGGACCATTTCAGCATGGTGCTGTCTGAAGGCGAAATCATGATCCCCAACGGCGAAGGCGGCACCCGTGATGCCTACATGGACTTGCCCGGCCTGTCGGTTTTGATTGGCGGTATGTGGATTATCAACTTGAATTACTGGGGCTGTAACCAATACATCACGCAACGCGCCCTAGGGGCAGATTTGAAGACGGCCCGCAGCGGTTTGTTATTTGCCGCATTCCTGAAACTCTTGATGCCCGTGATTGTGGTATTGCCTGGTATTGCTGCGTACGTACTTCATAAGAATGGGATGTTCCAGGCCGAAATGGCGAACGAACTGGGACACATCAAGCCAGACCATGCCTACCCGGTGTTGCTCAACCTGCTGCCCATTGGCTTGAAAGGTCTTTCGTTTGCCGCCTTGACAGCGGCCATTGTGGCGTCATTGGCGGGCAAAGCCAACAGTATCTCTACCATCTTCACCCTAGATATTTACAACAAATTTTTCAACAAGAATGCCACTGAAAGTCGTCTGGTAGGCGTAGGAAAGCTGGTAGTGGTGGCCTCGTTCGTCATTGCAGTATTGGTAGCTCCTGCGCTGCGAAATCTGGACCAGGCGTTCCAGTACATTCAGGAATACACGGGCTTTATCTCGCCGGGCGTGTTTGCCATTTTTGCGCTGGGCTTCTTCTGGAAACGCACTACCTCTGCCGCCGCCTTAACCGCCGCTATCCTGACTATTCCGTTGTCTACGTTCCTTAAGTTTCAGTTCCCGGAGATTCCGTTCATTGACCGCATGGGCATTGTGTTTGTGATGCTGGCCGTATTGATGGTCATCATCACGCTGCTGGATCCCAAAAGTAAGCACAACCCCAAAGGCCTGGAGATTGACGCCAGCATGTTCAAACCTTCCACTTCGTTTACGGTGGGCGCCATCTTAATTTGCGGAATCTTGGTAGGCTTATACACCATCTTCTGGTAAATGATTATCTAATTCAAGACAAATGCGTTAAGAAAAACTGGCGCATTTGCATTTTTAAAGCGTATTAGAAATTATGGTGCAGGACATAGTAGACAAATTCAAGCAATTCTACCGGCAGGAGCCAATAGTGGTACGGTCGCCGGGCCGCGTGAATCTTATTGGCGAACACACAGATTACAATGAAGGCTTTGTGCTACCGGCAGCGGTGAACAAAGAAATCTACTTCGCCATTGCGCCCAACGGCACCAACACCATGCGGGCGCACGCCTTTGACCTGGAAGAAACCGCCGAGTTTGATTTGAACAATGTGCAGCGCTCAGAGATTGGCTGGGCCAATTACCTATTGGGCGTGGTGGCGCAGCTGCAGAAAGCCAACTATGACGTGAAAGGCTTTGACGTGGTCTTTGGCGGAAATGTGCCCATTGGCGCTGGCATGTCGTCCTCGGCGGCGGTGGAGTGCGGGCTGGCGTATGGCTTGAATTACCTTTTCGCGTTTAATATTGAGAAGTTCACGCTGGTGAAAATGGCGCAGAAAGCCGAGCACGAATACGCGCTGGTGATGTGTGGCATCATGGACCAGTTTGCCAGCATGTTCGGGAAGCACAACCACGTGGTCAAGCTGGACTGCCGTTCGCTGGAATACGAATACTTCCCGTTTGATTTGGCTGACTACCGCATTGTGCTCTGTGACACGCAGGTGAAACATTCCCTGGCTTCCTCGGCGTACAACACGCGCCGCCAAGAATGTGAAACCGGCGTGGCGCTCCTGCAAAAGCATTACCCAGAAGTCCACAGCCTGCGCGATGCCACGCTGGAAATGCTCCAAGCGCACCAAGCCGAATTTGACCCCGTGGTGTACAACCGCTGCACCTACGTAGTGGAAGAGAACCTGCGCGTGGAACAGGCCTGCCAAGATTTAGCCAACGGCGACATGGTAGCCTTCGGGCAGAAGATGTACGCCTCGCACCACGGCCTGCAGCATCAATATGAAGTCAGTTGCAAAGAGTTGGATTTTCTGGTGGACGAAGCCAAGAAATCGCAAGAGGTGCTGGGCGGACGCATGATGGGCGGCGGCTTTGGCGGCTGTACCATCAACCTGGTGAAACTGGCCGGTATTGGCACCTTCACCGCCCAGATGACCGAGGCTTATAAAGCCCAGTTTAACATTGACCTCAAAACCTACGTGGCCCAGATAGAAAACGGGACCAGCCTGGTTCCTATTGACTTCTCAAAGAAATAACCCTTGACTCACTACCTCCAAGTCATTTCGCATGACTTCGGGGTAGCTTTAGTTATTTCTTACCATTCACATCTTCATTTCTTCACGCATCGCCATGGAAGCCTTTGATATAAACGACCATTCTCACCGAAGATACAATGCCCTCACCGGCGACTGGGTGCTGGTCTCGCCGCACCGGTCCAAAAGGCCGTGGCAGGGCCAGCAGGAAGAAACCACCAAAGAGCAACGGCCGCAATATGACCCAAACTGTTACCTCTGCCCGGGCAATCTGCGCGCCAACGGCGAAACCAACCCAGAGTATCCGTCCACGTTTGTGTTCACAAATGACTTCGCGGCGCTGCAGGAACAAACTCCGGCCGGTGGCTTAAGCAAAGGCGGTTTAATTAAAGCCGAGAGCGAGCGCGGGCTGTGCAAGGTCATCTGTTTCTCGCCGAGGCATGATTTAACCTTGTCTGACATGGCCGTGCCGGAAATACGCAAAGTGGTGGACCTCTGGCAACAGCAATATCTGGAACTGGGCGCGCTGGACTACATTAATTACGTGCAGATTTTTGAGAACAAAGGCGCGGTCATGGGCAGCAGCAACCCGCACCCGCACGGCCAGATCTGGGCCCAGAGCTCGGTGCCCGTGGAACCCGCCAAAGAAACCATGCAGCAGACGCAGTATTTCCATGAAAACAAAAGAAGTCTGTTAGCCGATTATCTGGCCCTGGAACTGGAGGAGAAAACCCGAATTGTTTTGGAGAACGAACACTTTGCCGCGCTGGTGCCGTTCTGGGCCGTATGGCCGTTTGAGACCATGCTCATCCCCAAACGCCACTTCGCCCATTTAGGCCAGATTTCAGATGAAGAAAAAGACGCTTTTGCGGCCATGATAAAAGACTTGTCGGCTATTTATGACAAACTCTTCCAGACGTCTTTCCCCTACTCCGCTGGTCTGCACCAAAGCCCCACCGACGCACAGGAACACCCCGAATGGCACTTCCACATGCACTTCTATCCGCCGCTGCTACGTTCGGCAACCGTCAAGAAATTCATGGTAGGCTATGAACTCCTCGGCGACCCGCAACGTGATATCACCCCAGAAAGCGCCGCCGAACGGCTGCGCGGATTGGCGTAGCGTTTTCGGGCTCAATTCTGGAAACGGAGCCGAAAACGGAAACACTTATCTCTATGCGGCAAGAATGAAATCTGTAAAGTCATCATACCCTACCCCCTTCAAAGGGGGACGAAATGTGTTTTGTTTTGGGTGAAATGCGTGGGAGACAAGGCGGTGCCTGGTCTCTACAGGGACATTACCTATAAAGAAATCGAATTTTCATTCTCGTGTAGAGACCAGGCATCGCCTTGTCTCTAGCGCATTGCTTTCTTCTTCTTATGATATTTTCACGATTTGGGCCTCATTTCGAATTTAGAGCCTAAAAACAGAAACCCTATTTTTTTGCATCAGTCATCACAGAATAGTGTGGGTCTTCCAGAATGTTAACTTCAATCACGGCGCTGGCGTTCTGGAGCAGGGCACGGCAGTCGGGGCTTAGGTGGCGGAGGTGGAGTTTCTTACCAGCTTTTTGGTAGCGATTGGTGAGTTTGTTGAGAGCTTCAATACCCGACATATCGGCCACGCGGCTGTCTTTGAAATCGATGATAACCTCAGCGGGGTCATTGGCCACGTCAAACTTCTCCGTGAACGCCGCCGCAGACCCGAAGAACAAGGGCCCATACAATTCATAATGCTTCGCGCCATGCGCATCTATGTATTTTCTGGCGCGTATGCGTTTGGCGCTTTCCCAGGCGAAAACCAGCGCTGAGATAATCACACCAATCAAAACCGCCAGCGCCAGGTTATGCAGCCAAACGGTAATCACGGCCACCAGAATTCCCACGAACACATCATGCCGGGGCATTTTGTTGATAATCTTAAAACTGAGCCACTCAAACGTACCAATGGACACCATCACCATCACGCCCACCAAGGCTGCCATAGGCACTTGTTCAATGAACGGCGCGCCCACCAGAATAATGACCAGAATAGTCACCGCAGACACAATTCCGGCCAGCCTTGCCCTGGCGCCCGCCGACAAATTCACCAGCGTCTGAGCAATCATGGCGCAACCGCCCATGCCGTAGAAAAAACCGTTCAGCACGTTGGCGGTGCCTTGAGCCACGCTTTCGCGGTTGCCGTTGCCGCGCGTGCCCGTGATTTCGTCCACTAGATTGAGCGTGAGCAAACTCTCGGTCAAACCCACGCCG
This region of Rufibacter sp. LB8 genomic DNA includes:
- a CDS encoding T9SS type A sorting domain-containing protein, encoding MKKKLPFLLCLGLLGYTSASAQSFTLRNLNSGGVQHADISVVDVDSDGDLDIFLSGDGPQVDGVWTRIKQLYLNNGSGVFTAVESPFMGGGMATIDWGDINGDGKLDMVQAGFAANGYSALYTSNGTGTFTPMTVDPDFAASAPNVGFADLNNDGYQDIYSFSNANIGRSVLYMNDKQGGFTVSEQFDNFAFIDPQVSVVDFDNDGDLDLFVNAYDENNRTRFSKMFVNTNGTFAVRDLGLKQKGFGSATWGDYDGDGDLDMLLNGDGYQGTGEDSDDVYRLYKNTNGVFAEATTFTRFRQISVGDGGKFADWDNDGDLDIIVTGWAGDLNRQATAIFLNTNGTFAPMTNNDKLPGVSESSIEVADIDGDSDLDLLLTGFSGNNFEGAGTAFNSQISMIVVNPATTVNAAPAAPANLRVTAGTGGAMTFSWDAAVDATTPQAGLTYNLFLMNLTTGRTFSYAMADTTSGKLMLQRMGNVQMNKSWTINGLPNGRYRVGVQAVDNSFAGSPFMMKSLTITNGVITSVRDERAPKQMAVYPNPSTGRVAIKFTNGKKYQVNVSALDGRLLKTVAVDGEANLNLTPGMYMLQIRDTNGAVETQRLIVQ
- a CDS encoding RagB/SusD family nutrient uptake outer membrane protein gives rise to the protein MKRVFLYTFAAATLVFSGCENDLDIENPNSATIESFWKTSADAELGVNAIYSTLHRGGPSRWLPFLTVIRSDEGLSNSPGAGGALANAMDKFIQPDYNFGDVVAVWYDMYVGINRANQVLDNVPAIAMNEPLKQRLLGEAKFMRAFYYYHLASLWGNVPLMLSTPKPTDMPPTSPQAVVWAQVEKDLSEAAAALPAVYPNDADLGRATKGAAYALLAKTYMQQKKYAQALPPLKWLVEEDGRNIYGLMEDYRDNFLINRENNKESVFEIQFAENPTENHDDDTDPRTDQLNYGTSIAQFWAPSGIGWSDGEAHRWVTREFLQERTTMDTRDPRLEASFIYDSTDARGPSFSMVYGRTFRSRFGSNNKRVWFRKFQNDHWKDVEGYRSPNNWRFIRYSDVLLMYAEAINATSGPATAYQYVDRVRQRAKLQPLSTAMPGLDQLRFLNQLKHERITELSGEGHRWNDLARWGDLGPLLAPRDPGFANFQVGKHEFLPIPQLDLDINQNLDQNPNW
- a CDS encoding TonB-dependent receptor gives rise to the protein MKGNLLTLPMHQPQAASLQMAEHKKWLFLLVAFLLFGAVAQPAWAQTRTVTGTVVGAQGEALPGVTVMVKGTSNGSSTDVNGAYSLALTPAQETGTLVFSYVGYVSQEVPIGARSTINVTLATDDQTLNEVVVIGYQTVRKKDLTGAVSVINPAEANRITANSVAESIQGLTPGVTVRNGGAPGQGAVVEIRGAASFTDTNPLYVIDGMLSDANSTINTNDIETMQVLKDASAAAIYGSRAANGVIIITTKQGKNGPAKVSLSAKYGMQEIPKRWDMMNSTEFAALQRQQYQNSGRPIPVSISEPFNATVNTDWQDEMIRVGNTQDYNVTLSGGSENGTYLLSGSYFSNQGVLKGHSFDRGSFRVNTRGKRGRVSFGENLLLTNTNTKNPAEGNPFYDLPQLLPVQPIKGIEFVDPVYNPEGWSYGTDNARSFAWNSLAINDLWRRSSNFAKLVGNGFVDVKLTEWLSYKFDAGLEVSFDYVNTITEVGRFQYQRPDVPSSVRENRSRFLNTKFDHTLNFNKDFGGHHIDGVVGYTQQSIIREETIAGRDTLSIYNGQYFTTIGSAIGTSSTGGGIPANYRNIGYLGRLNYVYKDKYLFTFTGRVDQDSRFGRSYRTGFFPSYSAAWRVSEESFFANDWVSDLKINASYGELGIVPLGSWDYIGFLNLAPRAIFGSSQTPFVGGYQARLVNPDLRWENRIVKNIGFDASLLNNQISIEFSAYNSLSKDALLTNLPLPGYLGNLNGNPPVNAGSIRNTGFEIGVTYRNNKNALKWDISANATTIKNKVESVGNQGEGRNYIQTGITRTQVGRSLGEWFLLKTDGLFQSQAEVDTYKNAAGTIIQPNAKPGDIRFIDVNGDGQITDDDRAFVGSPWPTLQTGAQFNAAYKGFTVNVQLIGVFGNQVFNGVRQVLDSYQNTNFRRDVNPWRPDNTNTTDPRIGINEGDPGLTQNAVFGSDRWLSSGSYVRLRNIELGYAIPTALTNRVGVQTARLFVSGQNLLTITDYDGLDPDVVGNGIQERGFDAGNWPSNRIFSFGMQLEF